Proteins encoded within one genomic window of Bacteroides sedimenti:
- a CDS encoding DUF4836 family protein: protein MNTQKFFFRLSVLMLAVLLLGSCSKDKEYSRVIPSNSPVVVSLNVQSIITKGGLLDGKESIIKQMTASMNNQKLARLIQNPSKAGLSIKDNAYFFMTSEKEPGLVLRVTDKSDLEDAIKLMQADGMCDPLEKGTSYSWTVLHGYGICAFDNSSLLLLKTTNARSLPVKEHVEKLMTQSENVGISSNKGFQKMVAKKSDIGMFYSFASMPDITSLSMKMGLPEGTDMRDLMTIVAVNFENGKIAADCEYYTENDSLMAYIKKQSEMSGYIKQAFLNRFPSSSLMFLTASVKGDRLYKVLSSSQEFKNMVQSSRFTPGLDLKKSITALNGDVSMAISSFSEKGIPSFLAYAEVTDPAAAGILYAFKSDFDQVGMTISSSGKNEYLVKSAMFPSPIHFGVRGNYFYLTNDENLYKNIGKEVAGSMAGARYEAVRNKTKGYFILDMENIMNLPLVNGAFDRFGSQGKMVHSILSKFSYMEAYNVTENKGVINIFMKNKDENVLKQLIVGLQGVLGQN, encoded by the coding sequence ATGAATACACAAAAGTTTTTTTTCCGTTTATCAGTGCTGATGTTGGCAGTGCTGTTGCTGGGCTCATGTTCCAAGGATAAAGAATACTCCCGGGTCATCCCATCAAATTCTCCGGTAGTGGTCTCTCTGAATGTTCAATCTATCATTACCAAAGGTGGATTACTGGATGGCAAAGAATCCATAATAAAGCAGATGACGGCATCCATGAACAATCAGAAGCTGGCCAGACTGATTCAGAATCCTTCGAAAGCTGGTCTTTCCATAAAAGATAATGCTTATTTTTTTATGACCAGTGAGAAGGAGCCAGGATTGGTTTTGAGGGTAACTGACAAGAGTGATCTGGAAGATGCCATTAAACTGATGCAGGCCGACGGTATGTGCGATCCGCTTGAAAAAGGAACTAGCTATAGCTGGACAGTGCTTCACGGGTATGGAATCTGCGCATTTGATAATAGCTCGCTGCTTTTGCTTAAAACAACCAATGCCCGTTCGCTTCCTGTGAAAGAGCATGTCGAAAAACTGATGACGCAGAGTGAAAATGTGGGCATCTCTTCCAATAAAGGTTTTCAGAAAATGGTTGCTAAGAAGAGCGACATCGGAATGTTTTACTCTTTTGCCTCAATGCCTGATATAACTTCTCTTTCCATGAAGATGGGGCTTCCCGAAGGTACCGATATGCGAGATTTGATGACCATTGTTGCTGTAAATTTCGAAAATGGAAAGATAGCCGCCGATTGCGAATATTATACCGAAAACGATTCATTGATGGCTTATATAAAGAAACAGTCTGAAATGAGCGGATATATTAAGCAGGCTTTCCTGAATCGCTTCCCTTCTTCTTCGCTGATGTTCTTAACTGCAAGTGTAAAAGGAGATCGATTGTATAAGGTGTTGAGCAGTAGTCAGGAGTTCAAAAACATGGTGCAAAGTTCCCGTTTCACGCCGGGACTCGATCTGAAAAAGAGCATTACAGCATTGAACGGCGATGTGTCTATGGCAATCTCTTCTTTCAGCGAAAAGGGAATTCCTTCTTTCCTGGCTTATGCAGAGGTAACAGATCCTGCCGCGGCCGGAATATTATATGCTTTCAAGAGTGATTTCGATCAGGTTGGAATGACAATATCCTCATCTGGTAAAAACGAATATTTGGTTAAGAGTGCAATGTTCCCTTCTCCCATTCATTTCGGAGTGCGTGGAAACTATTTCTATCTCACTAACGATGAGAATTTGTATAAGAACATCGGGAAAGAGGTGGCAGGTTCGATGGCTGGAGCCAGATATGAGGCTGTACGTAACAAAACCAAAGGTTATTTCATCCTTGATATGGAAAATATAATGAATTTACCCTTGGTGAACGGTGCGTTCGATCGCTTTGGTTCACAAGGAAAAATGGTTCACTCTATTCTCTCCAAATTTTCTTATATGGAAGCATACAATGTTACCGAAAATAAAGGCGTGATAAACATTTTTATGAAAAACAAAGACGAGAATGTTCTGAAGCAGCTCATTGTTGGATTGCAGGGCGTACTTGGTCAAAACTGA
- a CDS encoding ABC transporter permease, protein MKLVWKLLRQHISLPQLGGFFFANLFGMMIVALSVQFYKDIAPVFTEGDSFIKRDFVIATKKVSTLGTFTGASNSFTEDEINEVKAQPFARNVGMFMPSQFSVTAGFGMEQSDFHLATEMFFESVPNEYVDVSLDKWHFDENSHTIPIILPRNYLNLYNFGFAQARSLPKLSEGLMGMIKLDVVIRGNNRIDKYKGNIVGFSSRLNTILVPEEFMNWANKIYAPDKQAQTSRLIVEVKNPADEKIAQFFQKKGYETEDNKLDAGKTTYFLKLITGIVLAVGLFISVLSFYILMLSIYLLLQKNTTKLENLLLIGYSPGRVALPYQLLTLGLNFVVLILAVLLVGWARSYYMDIVTSLFPQMETGTLLPAIVIGLTLFILVSSLNIVAIRKKVQSIWMHK, encoded by the coding sequence ATGAAACTTGTCTGGAAACTACTTCGTCAGCATATCAGTCTGCCCCAACTGGGCGGTTTTTTCTTCGCGAACCTTTTTGGGATGATGATTGTGGCACTCAGCGTACAGTTCTACAAGGACATTGCTCCCGTCTTTACCGAGGGCGACAGCTTTATCAAGCGCGATTTTGTGATTGCCACCAAGAAAGTAAGCACGCTGGGTACCTTTACCGGAGCCAGCAACTCCTTTACTGAAGATGAGATAAACGAGGTGAAGGCACAACCGTTCGCTCGGAATGTGGGAATGTTTATGCCTTCTCAATTCTCCGTAACAGCCGGATTTGGCATGGAGCAGTCCGATTTTCATCTGGCAACCGAGATGTTTTTTGAATCGGTGCCAAATGAGTATGTCGATGTCAGCCTTGATAAATGGCATTTCGACGAGAACTCACATACCATTCCTATTATTCTTCCCCGCAACTACCTTAACTTATACAATTTTGGTTTTGCACAGGCACGCAGCCTTCCTAAATTGTCCGAAGGACTGATGGGAATGATCAAGCTCGATGTGGTTATCCGGGGCAACAACCGGATTGATAAGTACAAAGGAAACATTGTAGGGTTCTCAAGCCGTCTGAACACCATTCTGGTGCCCGAAGAGTTTATGAATTGGGCAAATAAGATCTATGCTCCCGATAAGCAGGCTCAGACTTCCCGGCTCATAGTAGAAGTGAAGAACCCTGCTGATGAAAAGATAGCTCAGTTCTTTCAGAAGAAAGGATATGAAACCGAAGATAATAAACTAGATGCAGGTAAAACTACCTATTTCCTGAAACTGATTACCGGTATTGTGCTTGCTGTGGGACTCTTTATCAGCGTTCTCTCATTCTACATTCTGATGCTCAGTATCTATCTCTTGCTGCAGAAAAATACTACCAAGCTGGAGAATCTCCTGCTGATAGGCTATAGCCCGGGACGCGTAGCATTACCTTACCAGTTGCTTACACTAGGACTTAACTTTGTGGTGCTGATACTTGCCGTTTTGTTGGTGGGATGGGCACGCAGTTACTACATGGATATAGTAACTTCCCTCTTCCCGCAAATGGAAACCGGCACCCTTTTACCAGCCATTGTGATTGGGCTCACCCTCTTTATCCTGGTTTCTTCACTGAATATAGTTGCCATCCGCAAGAAGGTGCAATCCATCTGGATGCATAAATAA
- a CDS encoding 16S rRNA (uracil(1498)-N(3))-methyltransferase: MHVFYTPEILTKNELPDEEAQHCLRVLRLSQGDEIMLTDGHGSFYKAEISMTTGKKCFVSILETIPQEKPWACHLHIAMAPTKNMDRNEWFAEKATEIGFDELTFLNCRFSERKVIKNERIEKILVSAIKQSLKATLPVLNEMTDFERFIAHDFPGQKFIAHCYEGEKPLLKDVLRKGEDALVMIGPEGDFSPEEVEKAIARGFQPISLGKSRLRTETAALVACHTLNLMNQ, from the coding sequence ATGCATGTTTTTTATACTCCCGAAATTTTAACAAAGAATGAACTTCCCGATGAGGAGGCCCAACATTGTTTACGTGTTCTTCGTCTCTCTCAAGGTGATGAAATTATGCTGACCGATGGTCATGGTTCTTTCTACAAAGCAGAAATCAGCATGACAACCGGAAAAAAATGCTTTGTCTCCATTCTGGAAACAATTCCACAGGAAAAGCCCTGGGCGTGTCATTTGCACATAGCCATGGCACCCACCAAGAACATGGATCGCAACGAATGGTTTGCAGAAAAAGCCACAGAGATCGGTTTCGACGAGCTTACCTTCCTTAACTGCCGTTTCTCTGAGCGAAAGGTCATTAAAAATGAAAGAATAGAAAAAATTCTGGTTTCCGCTATAAAGCAGTCATTAAAGGCAACGCTTCCCGTACTTAACGAAATGACTGATTTTGAACGTTTCATAGCGCATGATTTTCCAGGCCAGAAATTTATTGCACATTGCTACGAGGGCGAAAAACCCTTGCTCAAAGATGTTCTTAGAAAAGGAGAAGATGCCCTGGTGATGATTGGCCCTGAAGGTGACTTCAGTCCCGAAGAAGTAGAAAAGGCAATCGCCAGGGGATTTCAGCCCATCAGCCTCGGAAAGTCGCGTCTTCGTACCGAAACCGCCGCGCTGGTGGCTTGTCACACTCTGAATCTCATGAATCAATAA
- a CDS encoding bifunctional nuclease domain-containing protein, which produces MDNKVELRVLNVSNSQLQANAFALVLEEVGGPRQLPIIIGSIEAQVIAFKLKGLAAPRPFTHDLFVTFSDHLHTKLQQVFIYKVREGIFYSYLYFEHEGEEFKIDSRTSDAIALALRFGCPIYTTVEIMDSEGYIPEPEPLESVHENVDTLDMLKESLAQAVKDENYELASALRDEIKRREQEKNSNNI; this is translated from the coding sequence GTGGATAATAAAGTAGAACTTCGCGTGCTTAATGTTTCCAACAGTCAGTTGCAGGCAAATGCTTTCGCGCTGGTGCTGGAAGAGGTGGGAGGCCCTCGTCAGCTGCCAATCATTATTGGTTCTATTGAAGCGCAGGTTATAGCATTCAAACTGAAAGGACTTGCCGCCCCCCGTCCTTTTACACACGACCTGTTCGTTACCTTTTCAGATCATCTTCACACAAAGCTTCAGCAGGTATTTATTTATAAAGTAAGAGAAGGGATATTTTATTCTTATCTTTACTTTGAGCACGAAGGTGAGGAGTTTAAGATTGATTCCAGAACATCCGATGCCATTGCACTGGCCCTTCGTTTCGGATGTCCTATTTATACAACCGTCGAGATAATGGACTCGGAAGGATATATTCCAGAACCTGAACCGCTGGAGAGTGTACATGAAAATGTAGATACGCTCGATATGTTAAAAGAGTCTCTGGCACAGGCTGTCAAGGATGAGAACTACGAGCTGGCATCTGCACTTCGCGATGAAATAAAGCGCAGAGAGCAGGAAAAGAATTCGAATAACATTTAA
- a CDS encoding cold shock domain-containing protein, with protein sequence MAKPNSFSKRDLEKKKELKKQEKLKRKEERKANAGSKSFDDMIAYVDENGVITDTPPDPQNKQEINIEDIAVSTPKKEDIIEETVLTGQVEHFNQEKGFGFIKRIGSMEKYFFHISNAPASIAKGNMVTFEVEHDLRGASAVKITLAIKDDQKQ encoded by the coding sequence ATGGCAAAACCAAATTCATTCAGTAAAAGAGATTTAGAAAAGAAAAAGGAGTTAAAAAAACAAGAAAAGCTAAAGCGTAAAGAAGAACGCAAAGCTAATGCCGGTAGCAAATCATTCGACGATATGATAGCTTACGTAGATGAGAATGGGGTTATTACAGATACACCACCCGATCCTCAGAATAAACAGGAAATTAATATCGAAGACATCGCAGTTTCGACTCCTAAAAAAGAGGATATAATAGAAGAAACTGTATTAACAGGGCAGGTTGAACATTTTAACCAGGAAAAAGGATTTGGTTTTATTAAGCGAATAGGAAGCATGGAGAAGTATTTTTTTCATATAAGTAATGCCCCTGCCTCTATAGCAAAAGGAAATATGGTTACATTCGAGGTGGAACACGATCTGAGAGGTGCTAGTGCCGTGAAGATTACTCTTGCCATTAAGGATGACCAAAAACAATAA
- a CDS encoding T9SS type A sorting domain-containing protein, translating to MDMVPLIKLPDFRDSKPGKPFFWTIEMNRLCKMGIIAIILLLVPMVAKGATITSKAAGGDWTKPSTWVNNKVPTAEDNVVIATTNTNNVNYKSTGNQSTIDCASLVINSGSILLLDKKSGFWVSGSTTNAGSILWVSNPSFFPMFITGDLVNSGTLDLRGPNQNGSSTLKLTGGMVNTGTLIFETANVYFIDSNSATSSVDGFTTNGSIFMQRTAGSVVFAGNVSGKSLIVSGNGGTLNLGIGHNHTIPTDVSVTAGTLNGGSSTLNVGGNWTINGGTFTPASSTINFYGATVATIGASSFNNVTFSDSGVKTAGGDFTIIGNWINNNINFNLNSKSVSFIGSGPTPQTIGGTVITSFNNITINNIGPGVTLGNNETVTETLNLIKGLITTGSNTITVTNPSSGSITGASVSSYVNGKLARVYTAIGSKIFPIGKGGNYRPLNLEYTALTGTSTVAVEQIEGLIPGTFPQWTRPFALRYWTISQSGGSAFSFKLTLDGTGWWVKSPNMLKGDGNTNKGYPVTHTTDLKYTNVNPFTEFGNFGLGGWGIYWIGTGADNKWSTPENWSSSSVPVSTDCIYIPQSVPKYPLISGVKTTNDVTIGDSLMIADGATVTLDPGPVMTIQPEAILVQTAGNAKIILNSGSTYLNLSSSTPRLEVKREFTGTKGWRMVASPVPATFGSMFQAPLVTQGFTGSTYPALQPNLLWWDETDGGTTLQGWRKPSSMTENMVNGKGYFHYLFNGAGIIGGGNYLDLLPQTISLTGIENYNGSGNFSYNLTYTPRNAQQGPTSSTDTTYYDINSLDQGWNLIGNPTASTLDWDITGSAWTKTYLDNTIYVWDPSANGGNGDYLAWNGTTGVGNGKIAPFQAFWVHANAASPLLSFNNAAKSNATSIFTRSESLDENISVPITLTADQMKTTSFISFENNGVVGPDNQDGYRLEPMNSSWLELFTLSSSKHVSPLVINNLPPLSDNSVISIPLYVGGVVDGTGINGNYTLQWQLPDNWPSGWYINLQDNRNSKVVSMNDNAEYTFNYATPTTKSVSVQQSYIPGRLIRPVSQRSLTRSNTELPPFSIVISKVNSEYLAPIPRLLPNYPNPFRESTAVRFSLPEGAHVRICLYDLRGTLIDVLTDADYPSGFTEIQWQAGGKSPGVYLIRFISGDTAESRKMILMN from the coding sequence ATGGATATGGTACCGCTGATAAAGCTTCCCGATTTTCGGGACAGTAAACCTGGCAAACCTTTTTTCTGGACGATTGAGATGAATCGGCTATGTAAAATGGGAATAATTGCAATTATTTTATTGCTGGTGCCGATGGTGGCGAAGGGAGCAACCATAACCAGTAAAGCGGCTGGGGGAGATTGGACAAAACCGTCCACATGGGTGAATAACAAAGTGCCAACAGCCGAGGATAATGTTGTAATAGCTACTACAAATACAAATAATGTAAACTATAAATCAACTGGCAACCAAAGTACTATTGATTGCGCTTCATTGGTAATCAATTCAGGTAGTATATTGCTACTCGATAAAAAATCCGGATTTTGGGTGTCGGGAAGCACCACGAATGCCGGATCCATCTTGTGGGTATCAAATCCTTCATTCTTCCCTATGTTTATTACAGGAGATTTAGTAAATAGCGGTACATTGGATTTAAGGGGTCCCAACCAAAATGGCTCTAGTACATTGAAGCTTACAGGGGGGATGGTCAATACAGGTACTTTAATATTCGAAACTGCCAATGTTTATTTTATAGATTCAAATTCTGCAACAAGCTCAGTTGATGGCTTTACAACTAATGGTAGCATTTTCATGCAACGTACTGCAGGTTCGGTTGTTTTTGCGGGAAATGTATCAGGGAAATCGTTGATAGTTAGTGGTAATGGAGGAACTTTGAATTTGGGCATAGGGCATAATCATACAATTCCTACTGATGTATCTGTTACTGCCGGTACACTGAATGGCGGTTCAAGTACTCTAAATGTTGGTGGTAATTGGACAATAAACGGCGGTACATTCACACCTGCAAGTTCAACTATTAACTTTTATGGAGCTACTGTCGCTACCATTGGAGCCAGCAGCTTTAATAACGTTACCTTTAGCGATTCAGGAGTAAAAACTGCTGGGGGAGATTTTACGATAATAGGTAACTGGATTAATAATAACATCAATTTCAATCTCAACTCAAAATCAGTCAGTTTTATCGGGTCTGGGCCAACACCACAAACTATAGGTGGAACGGTTATAACTTCATTCAATAATATCACTATCAATAATATTGGTCCTGGAGTAACACTTGGAAACAATGAAACAGTTACAGAAACACTAAATCTGATTAAAGGCTTGATTACTACAGGCAGCAATACCATTACTGTGACTAATCCAAGTTCCGGATCGATTACCGGCGCAAGTGTCTCCAGCTATGTCAATGGAAAATTGGCTCGTGTTTATACCGCAATAGGTTCGAAGATATTCCCAATTGGTAAAGGAGGCAACTACCGACCCCTTAACTTGGAATATACTGCTTTAACAGGAACCAGTACGGTTGCAGTTGAACAAATTGAAGGTTTAATACCTGGCACTTTTCCCCAATGGACACGCCCGTTTGCTCTACGATACTGGACAATTTCTCAGTCTGGTGGAAGTGCCTTTTCTTTTAAGCTGACACTCGATGGTACCGGATGGTGGGTAAAATCTCCTAATATGTTAAAAGGTGATGGTAATACGAATAAAGGATATCCTGTTACTCATACTACAGATCTAAAATATACCAATGTAAATCCGTTTACTGAATTTGGAAATTTCGGTTTAGGCGGATGGGGAATATATTGGATAGGTACCGGGGCCGATAACAAGTGGTCTACCCCTGAAAATTGGTCATCCTCTTCGGTCCCTGTTAGTACGGATTGTATTTATATTCCTCAATCGGTTCCGAAATATCCGTTAATCAGTGGCGTTAAAACTACTAATGATGTAACTATTGGTGATTCGTTGATGATTGCTGATGGTGCAACCGTTACTCTTGATCCTGGACCGGTGATGACTATTCAACCGGAAGCAATATTAGTTCAAACGGCTGGAAATGCGAAAATTATCCTCAATTCTGGTTCCACCTACCTGAATCTCAGTAGCAGCACGCCACGTCTTGAAGTAAAACGCGAGTTTACCGGTACTAAAGGATGGCGCATGGTGGCTTCGCCTGTACCTGCAACTTTCGGTAGCATGTTTCAAGCACCACTGGTAACCCAGGGCTTTACAGGCTCAACCTATCCGGCTTTGCAACCCAACCTTTTGTGGTGGGATGAAACAGACGGTGGAACAACCTTGCAGGGATGGAGGAAACCATCTAGTATGACAGAAAATATGGTCAATGGTAAAGGATATTTCCACTATCTGTTTAATGGAGCAGGTATAATTGGTGGTGGAAATTATTTGGATCTACTTCCACAGACTATATCCCTTACAGGTATCGAAAATTACAATGGCAGCGGAAATTTTAGTTATAATCTGACTTATACTCCCCGAAATGCACAGCAAGGTCCTACTTCGTCTACTGATACAACCTATTACGATATCAACTCCCTCGACCAAGGATGGAATTTGATAGGGAACCCTACAGCCAGTACTCTTGACTGGGATATCACCGGCTCGGCCTGGACGAAAACCTATCTTGATAATACCATCTATGTATGGGATCCGTCTGCCAATGGTGGAAATGGTGATTATCTGGCATGGAATGGAACTACCGGAGTGGGAAACGGAAAGATTGCACCTTTCCAGGCATTCTGGGTTCATGCCAATGCGGCATCACCATTGCTGAGCTTTAATAATGCAGCTAAATCAAATGCTACAAGCATTTTTACAAGAAGCGAATCGCTTGATGAAAACATTAGCGTGCCTATAACCTTGACTGCAGACCAGATGAAGACAACATCATTTATTTCGTTTGAAAACAATGGAGTTGTCGGACCTGACAACCAGGATGGTTATCGTCTTGAACCGATGAACAGTTCATGGCTCGAACTGTTTACTCTGAGTTCGTCCAAACATGTAAGTCCGTTGGTGATTAATAATCTTCCGCCTCTTTCTGATAACAGTGTGATTAGCATTCCTCTTTACGTAGGTGGAGTGGTCGATGGCACAGGTATCAACGGGAATTATACTCTTCAATGGCAGCTTCCAGACAATTGGCCTTCTGGATGGTATATTAACCTTCAGGATAACCGTAACTCGAAGGTTGTATCTATGAATGATAATGCGGAATATACTTTTAATTATGCAACACCAACCACAAAATCGGTGTCTGTTCAGCAATCGTATATTCCTGGACGGTTGATAAGACCTGTGTCCCAACGTAGCCTGACAAGAAGTAATACAGAATTGCCTCCTTTCAGCATCGTTATCTCAAAAGTCAACAGCGAATATCTGGCACCCATACCACGCCTTTTGCCGAACTATCCGAATCCTTTCAGGGAAAGTACTGCCGTGAGGTTTAGTTTACCAGAGGGAGCGCATGTACGTATCTGTCTGTACGATTTACGTGGAACATTGATTGATGTGCTTACGGATGCTGATTATCCGTCTGGATTCACAGAGATTCAGTGGCAAGCGGGAGGTAAATCGCCTGGAGTATATCTGATCCGGTTCATTAGTGGTGACACTGCTGAATCCCGGAAAATGATTCTAATGAATTAA
- a CDS encoding DUF4402 domain-containing protein, translated as MKTMRYILPILLALSAMTLNAQEQNNSVISIKAQATVVDKSQIELVTIKNIDIDESAAVNGIIYVSPKYDSKAAVMMVKGKSNAKIRVKFPPVVEIMNTTGSGRLLLHYEIYGYPGDNQSASQPIDAVENTLQMSSDRKYFFWIGGRIDINQASPGSYDGEFTIQIEYI; from the coding sequence ATGAAAACTATGCGTTACATATTGCCAATATTACTAGCTCTTTCTGCCATGACACTTAATGCTCAAGAACAGAATAATTCGGTGATTTCTATCAAGGCCCAGGCTACGGTGGTTGATAAATCACAGATAGAGCTTGTTACGATTAAGAATATAGATATAGATGAGAGTGCAGCCGTTAATGGTATAATCTATGTGTCGCCAAAGTATGATTCGAAAGCAGCTGTGATGATGGTAAAGGGAAAATCCAATGCTAAAATTAGGGTCAAATTTCCACCGGTGGTAGAAATAATGAACACTACAGGTTCCGGAAGGTTGTTACTGCATTATGAGATATATGGCTATCCAGGAGATAACCAAAGCGCCAGTCAGCCTATTGATGCTGTGGAGAATACATTGCAGATGAGCAGTGACAGAAAATACTTTTTCTGGATAGGCGGAAGGATTGATATTAACCAGGCAAGCCCGGGAAGCTATGATGGAGAGTTTACTATTCAAATTGAATACATTTGA
- a CDS encoding ATP-binding cassette domain-containing protein produces the protein MNNISLQHTLPNVFAERDSVVSDVWQQNLEFKKGGIYLVEADSGTGKSSLCSFIYGYRNDYQGKILFGNENIRSLSVSNWVDIRKNSLSMLFQDMRLFGELTAMENILLKNNLTHYKTKQEIEGYFETMGIPDKLDAKVRKLSFGQQQRVAFIRSLCQPFDFIFLDEPISHLDETNGQIMGELLMQEVNKQGAGIIVTSIGKHIELDYNKIFKL, from the coding sequence ATGAATAACATTAGCTTGCAGCATACATTACCAAATGTGTTTGCTGAACGTGATTCGGTTGTCTCCGATGTGTGGCAGCAGAATCTGGAATTTAAAAAAGGAGGGATCTATCTGGTGGAAGCCGATTCGGGCACGGGTAAATCATCCCTTTGCAGCTTTATTTACGGATACCGGAATGATTATCAGGGGAAAATCCTTTTCGGCAATGAAAATATCCGTTCCCTTTCTGTATCCAATTGGGTGGATATCCGCAAAAACTCTTTGAGTATGCTTTTTCAGGATATGCGTCTCTTTGGTGAACTGACCGCTATGGAGAATATTCTGTTGAAGAACAACCTGACACACTATAAAACCAAGCAGGAGATAGAAGGATACTTCGAAACCATGGGAATACCAGATAAGCTTGATGCCAAGGTGAGAAAACTCTCATTCGGACAGCAGCAGCGTGTGGCTTTTATCCGTTCGTTGTGCCAGCCGTTTGATTTTATCTTTCTGGACGAGCCCATCAGCCACCTTGATGAAACCAACGGTCAGATCATGGGCGAACTGCTGATGCAGGAAGTCAACAAACAGGGAGCAGGCATTATTGTGACTTCTATTGGCAAGCACATTGAGTTGGACTACAATAAAATATTTAAGTTATGA
- a CDS encoding DUF4402 domain-containing protein, with product MKTTIKILAALAVMMGFSMSVMGQGAQSDNKNITAKAQVIKQLSVTAGSDLSFGMVTQNVSKTIGNNGSILAGTAGTGSVNVGAESVGTFTISKGANTAVTLDFTLPTELKTTTNATLPINFADFSGNKLAKLTGGTADYPFTPGTGAGALSIGTGTGNYYTIESFTVNIGGTVVPITTQEQGEYTGTITLTATYN from the coding sequence ATGAAAACAACAATTAAAATTTTAGCAGCCCTCGCTGTAATGATGGGCTTTTCAATGAGTGTGATGGGACAAGGTGCTCAAAGTGATAATAAAAATATTACTGCGAAGGCTCAAGTTATTAAGCAACTTTCTGTTACGGCAGGCTCAGATCTATCTTTTGGGATGGTTACCCAAAATGTAAGTAAAACTATTGGTAATAACGGATCAATATTAGCTGGTACAGCAGGTACCGGATCTGTGAATGTAGGTGCAGAATCTGTTGGTACTTTCACAATTAGTAAAGGTGCAAATACTGCAGTGACGTTGGATTTTACTTTACCAACAGAACTTAAAACAACTACGAATGCTACTCTGCCGATTAATTTTGCTGATTTTTCTGGAAATAAATTAGCTAAACTGACTGGAGGAACAGCTGATTATCCGTTTACACCTGGAACAGGAGCGGGTGCCTTGTCTATAGGTACTGGTACTGGTAACTATTACACAATTGAATCTTTCACAGTAAATATTGGAGGAACTGTTGTACCAATTACAACTCAAGAACAAGGTGAATACACTGGAACAATAACCCTCACTGCTACATACAACTAA
- a CDS encoding RNA recognition motif domain-containing protein, with translation MNIYVSSLSYNTTSESLQELFAEYGEVTSANVIIDRETGRSRGFAFVEMPNDEEAQNAIAKLNETEFEGKTINVTVARPRTERSNSGYNNRGGNSGGFNRRRY, from the coding sequence ATGAACATTTACGTATCAAGTCTAAGCTACAACACAACAAGTGAGAGCTTACAGGAATTATTTGCAGAATATGGAGAAGTAACTTCAGCCAATGTTATCATAGACAGAGAAACTGGAAGATCTCGCGGCTTTGCCTTTGTTGAAATGCCTAATGACGAAGAAGCTCAGAATGCTATTGCAAAATTAAATGAGACTGAATTTGAAGGAAAGACTATCAACGTAACAGTTGCACGTCCAAGAACTGAAAGAAGCAACAGCGGTTATAACAATCGCGGCGGAAACAGTGGCGGATTTAATAGAAGACGTTATTAA